The sequence AACGTGTCCCGGAGCCGCAGCTCTTGGGCGTCCAGCTCGGCGCGGAGGCGCGCCAGCTTCGAGGGGTGGACGTCGGCCGCGTCGCAGCCGCCTTCGCCCCGTGCGCCGAGCGCCATCGCCAGCACCGCGGTCTTGTTTCCGCGCCCCGCGCACGCGTCCAGGACCCGCTCGCCAGGCACGACACCGAGGGAGAGCGCGATGGCCTGGGAGCCCTCCTCCTGAATGGCCACTCGCTCGGCCGACGACGCGAGCTCGGCGAGGAGCGCGCGCGGATCGCCCGCCCCTGCGACGAGCACGGCGAGCGGCGAGATCGTCCCCTCGGTGACCACCGCGCCCGGCGCGAGCTCGCGGATCCGCGCGGCCACGCGCGGCCGGCGATCGGGGCTCGCGACGCGCAGACACACGGGCGCGCCTGCGGTGGCCGAGACGAGGAACGCGTGGGCGGACTCGGCGCCGAGCGCGCGGTCGAGCGCGGCCCGGAGCCACTCGGGCGCCGACGCGACCTGCGCCTCGACGCGCTGCTCCACGGTCGTCTTGGCGGCGCGCTCGGAGAGCCGCCGCAGCACCGCGTTCGCGAAGCTCGCCACGCGCTCGCCGCGCGCTCGCCGCACGAGGGACACGGCCTCGCTGACCGCCGCGAACGCCGGCACGCGGTCGAGCCCGAAGAGCTGGAAGCCACACACGAGCAGGTGGGCGTGGGTCTCGGGATCGAGGTTGAGCTTCCCGCGGGAGGACCCTCGCGCGAGCTCGGCGTCGAGGAACGCCCGCATGCGGAGCGCACCGTACACGAGCTCGGTGGCGAGGGCGCGATCGCGGGCGTCGAGCTGCGCGGCGCGACCGAGCTCGGTGTCGAGCACGGCCGCGGCGTACGCGCCGTCGCGGAGCGTTCGGGCCAGCACCTTCCCCGCGACGAGGCGCGCGGTGGGCACGGTGGAGGCGCGAGCGCGAGGCAGGGCGCCAGGCGGGGATTGCGCGCCGCCGGACGTCATGTCGGGGTTCCCCACGCGCGGGTCCTCACTCGGACCGGACGCGGATCTGCGGGGGCGCAGTGAAGGTGGGGTTCGTCATGCTGTACGG comes from Myxococcales bacterium and encodes:
- a CDS encoding Sun protein, yielding MGNPDMTSGGAQSPPGALPRARASTVPTARLVAGKVLARTLRDGAYAAAVLDTELGRAAQLDARDRALATELVYGALRMRAFLDAELARGSSRGKLNLDPETHAHLLVCGFQLFGLDRVPAFAAVSEAVSLVRRARGERVASFANAVLRRLSERAAKTTVEQRVEAQVASAPEWLRAALDRALGAESAHAFLVSATAGAPVCLRVASPDRRPRVAARIRELAPGAVVTEGTISPLAVLVAGAGDPRALLAELASSAERVAIQEEGSQAIALSLGVVPGERVLDACAGRGNKTAVLAMALGARGEGGCDAADVHPSKLARLRAELDAQELRLRDTFAVDWSLGAGDATGPYDAILVDAPCTGVGTLRRRPDLWARRTPEALSDLARLQASILARTARLLAPGGRLVYSVCSVLQEEAEDVVEGVLAGQSAWLERAPFSGGVFEPGVSSVRLLPHVHGTDGYFVASLRRPA